The Pimelobacter simplex genomic sequence AGGTGCCGCGCGCCGCCCCGACGTGACGATCGTCGCCCCGATGGGGGATGCTGTGCCCGTGTCCACCCTCGAGCGCAAGCTGACCGACGCCGTCATCGCCGACGCCATCGACACGGCGCGCACGGCGCTGCTCGACGAGGTCGACGCCTCCGACGTGGGCGAGCACCTCGGTCACCAGACCGACGGCCTGCGCGTGGTCACCCACCTGTTCGACTGCAGCCGCAAGGGCTACCTCGGCTGGCAGTGGGCGGTCACGCTGACCCGCGCCTCGCGCCAGAAGAAGGTCACCGTCGTCGAGGTCGTGCTGCTGCCCGGCCCGGAGGCGATCGTGGCCCCCGCGTGGGTGCCCTACCGCGACCGGCTCCAGCCCGGCGACATGTCGCCCGGCGACCTGCTGCCCGTCGCCGACGACGACCCGCGGCTCGTGCCGACGTACTCCTTCGGGGACGACCCGCTCGACACCGACGACAAGGCCCAGATCCGCACGGTCGCCAAGGACCTCGGCCTGGGCCGGGTCCGGGTGCTCTCGCCCGAGGGCCGCGACGCCGCCGCCGAGCGCTGGTACGACGGCGAGCCGGGCCCCGACGCGCCCATCGCCAAGGCCGCGCCGCACCACTGCCACTCCTGCGGCTTCCTGGTCCGCCTGTCCGGACCGCTCTCCGAGCTCTTCGGCGTGTGCGCCAACGGCGACGCCAACGACGACGGCCGGGTCGTCGCCCACCAGCACGGGTGCGGCGGCCACTCCGAGGTCCGGCTGACCAAGCGCCAGCAGCCGCAGCCGCCGGCCCCGCCGGTCATCGACACCGTGTCCCTGGACGACCTCGAGACCTTCTGAGCGCTCAGCCCCGCGCGAGCACCCAGACGGCGTACTGGTCGTCGACCGGGCGCAGGTCGTACCCGCCGAACCGGTGGTCGACCCGCAGTCCCGCCGCGGTGACGTCCGCGGCGAACTCGTCGGGCGGGTAGGAGCGGGCCGTCGCCGGGCCGCCCCGGAGGTGGAAGCCGGCGAGGATCCGGCCGCCGGGGGCGAGCAGTGAGCCGAGGCGCTCGAGCACGGCCACCTCGGTGCCCTCGGCGAGGAAGGCCAGGACGTTGCCGACGCAGACGACGAGGTCGTACTCGGTCGGGACGCCCGCGCCGGTGAGCGCCTCGGGGGTGAGCGCGAGGATCTCGAGGGGGACCACCGTCAGCCCCGGATAGGTACGCCGCGACTGCGCCACGAGCGTGGGGTCGGGCTCGGCCGCGGTGACCCGGTGACCGCAGGCGTGGAGGTAGCCGCCGATGCGGCCCATGCCGGAGCCGGCGTCGAGGATCCGGGCGCCCCGGCCGACGAGCGCGTCCGCGAGCCGGCCCTCGCCGACGACGTCCTCGCCCTGGGCGATGAGGTCGGCGAAGCGCTCGCCGTAGCCGGTGTTCCGCGCTCCGCCGAGGGCCCAGCGGGTCGGGGGGAGCGGGTCAGGCATCGTCGGTGGCGCGCTCGGCGCGGACCTGGCGGCGGCGCTTGCAGTACTCGATGCCGAGGACGCCGAGGCCGACGCCGGTCAGGCACATCCACAGCAGCCAGGTGTGGCCGTCGTCCTGGAGCCGGCCGTAGAACGGAAGCAGGCCGACGAAGGCGAGGAGGAACAGCGCGGTCCCGACCTGGACCGTCCGCACACCGTCGACGTCGAGGGGCTCGACGGGCGCGATCAGGTAGGTGCGCTTGCCGAACTCGTGCTGGGTCGGCTGGTCGTCGCGGAGCTCCACACCGCGATCGTACGACGGCCGGCCGGGCCCGGCGAGGTCTGCCGGGAATAGTTACCTCAGGTAATGACTTATGCTAACGATATGCCGACCCTCGAGAAGCACGTGCGCAGCAATGCGGGGCTCGCCACCGAGCTCCGCTTCGCGGTGATGCGCCTGCGCCGCCGGCTGTTCCGCGAGCGGCACCCCGACAACGACCTCAGCGTCTCGTCGATGGCGGTGCTCTACGCGCTCAACCGGCACGGCGACCTCACGGTCGGTGCGCTCGCGGGCCGCGAGCAGGTGCAGCCGCCGAGCATGACCCGGACGGTCACCACGCTGGCCGACGCCGAGCTGGTCGAGCGGCACGCGCACCCGAGCGACGGCCGCCAGGTCGTCGTACGGATCACCGACGAGGGACGCGCGGTCGTCGCGGCCGACGTCACCCGCCGCGACCGCTGGCTCTCCAAGCGCCTGGCCGACCTGACCCCCGAGGAGCGCGACGTCCTGCGCCGCGCGGCCCCGATCCTGCAACGGCTCGCCGAAGCCGACTAGCCGACCGACCCCGAAGGAGTCCCCACGAGCCCCCGATTCCGCTCCCTGGCCCACCCGAACTACCGCCTCTACTTCGCCGGCAGCCTGATCTCCAACGTCGGCACCTGGATGCAGCGCGTCGCCCAGGACTGGCTGGTCCTCACCATCCCCGGCAACGGCGGTGCCGCGCTCGGCATCACCACCGGCCTGCAGTTCCTCCCGGTCCTCCTCCTCTCGCCGTACGCCGGCGTGGTCGCGGACCGCTTCTCCAAGCGCCGCCTGCTCCAGGTCACCCAGGCCGTGATGGCGCTCTCCGCGCTCCTGCTCGGCGTGATCGCCGCGACCGGCTCGGCCCAGACCTGGCACGTCTACGTGATCGCGTTCGTCTTCGGCATCGGCGCCGCCTTCGACGCCCCCGCCCGGCAGGCGTTCGTGTCCGAGATGGTCGGCACCGACGACGTCGCCAACGCGGTCAGCCTCAACTCCGCGGCGTTCAACTCCGCCCGGCTGATCGGCCCCGGCCTGGCCGGCCTGCTCATCGGCGTCGGGGGCGGCGGGATGCGGGCCACCGGCTGGGTGATCCTGGCCAACGCCGTGTCCTACCTGGCCGTGATCTACCAGCTGCGCCGGATGGACCCGGCCGAGCTGCACTCCCCGAAGGCCGCCGCGCGCACCCCGGGGATGCTGCGCGAGGGTGTCGCCTACCTGCGCGGCCAGCCCAAGATGCTGATGATCCTGGTGCTCGTCTTCTTCGTCGGCACGTTCGGCATGAACTTCCAGATCACCTCCGCGCTGATGGCGACCGAGGAGTTCGGCAAGGGCGCCGAGGAGTACGGCATCCTCGGCTCGTTCCTCGCGATCGGCTCGCTGACCGGTGCGTTGGTCGCCGCCGGGCGCTCCCAGGTCCGGCTGCGGCTCCTGGTGGGGGCGGCGGTCGTCTTCGGCGTGCTGGAGGTCGTGGCGGGGCTCGTGCCGTCGTACCTGACCTTCGTGCTGGTGTGCCCGCTGCTCGGCTTCTCGGTGATCACCGTGCTCAACTCGTGCAACGCGCTGCTCCAGATCGAGTCGGCGCCCGCGCTGCGCGGCCGGGTGATGGCGATCTACATGACCATCGTCATGGGCGGCACGCCGCTGGGCGCCCCGTTCATCGGCTGGGTCGGCGAGCAGTACGGCGCCCGCTGGACCCTCATCCTCGGCGGACTGCTCGTCCTGGTCGGCGTCGGGCTCGCGGTGCTGGTGCTCCGGTCCCGCAGCGCGACCACCCTGCGGACCACGGAGCCGCGTGCTGCCATGCTTCCGTCGTGAGCTCGGCCGAATTCAACAGCGTCAGCACCCACCCGATCAGTCGCTACTTCAAGATCAACGAGCGCGGCTCGACGATCGGGCGCGAGGTCCGTGGCGGTGTCGTCACGTTCTTCACGATGGCCTACATCGTGGTGCTCAACCCGCTGATCCTCGGCTACGCGACCGACATCGACGGCAAGTACCTCGGTGGCGGCAGCGCCCCGAACCTCCCCGCGATCGCCGCCGGCACCGCGCTGGTCGCGGGCGTGGTCACGATCTTGATGGGCGTCGTCGCCAACTACCCGCTGGCGCTGGCCACGGGGCTCGGGCTCAACGCCTTCCTCGCCCTCGCGGTGGCCGGGCAGATGACCTGGTCCGACGCGATGGGCCTGGTGGTGATCGAGGGTGTGCTCATCCTCGTGCTCGTCCTCACCGGCTTCCGTACGGCGGTCTTCCGCGCCGTCCCCGCCCAGCTCAAGGTCGCGATCTCGGTCGGCATCGGCCTCTTCATCGCGCTCATCGGCTTCGTCGACGCAGGTGTCGTGGGCCGGATGCCCGACGCCGCCAAGACGACCGTCCCGGTCCAGCTCGGCGCTGACGGCCACCTCGACGGCTGGCCCGTGCTCGTGTTCATCGTCGGCCTACTGCTCATGCTCGCGCTGTGGGTGCGCCAGGTGCGCGGCGCCATCCTGATCTCGATCATCGTGATGACCGTCGGCTCGGTGATCCTCGAGTCGTTCGCCGACCTCGGCAGCCGTGCCGAGCAGGCCGGCGGCTGGTCGCTGACCGTCCCGGCCTGGCCCGACGACCTGTTCCAGGCACCCGACTTCGGCACGCTGGGTCAGTTCAACCTGCTCGGCTCGTGGGACAAGGTCGGCGTCGTCACCGTCCTGCTCCTGGTCTTCTCGCTGATGCTCGCCGACTTCTTCGACACCATGGGCACGATGACCGCCATCGGCTCCGAGGCCGGCCTGCTCCAGGAGGACGGCACCCCGCCGCACACCGAGCGGATCCTCGTCATCGACTCCGTCGCCGCGATCGCGGGCGGTGCGGGCGGTGTCTCGTCCAACACCTCCTACATCGAGTCGGCCTCGGGTGTGGGGGAGGGGGCCCGGACCGGCCTCGCCTCGGTGGTCACCGGCCTGCTGTTCCTGGTGACGATCTTCCTCTCGCCGTTCGTGGCGATGATCCCGTCGGAGGCCGCCGTCCCGGCGCTGGTGCTGGTCGGCTTCCTGATGATGCAGCAGATCACCGGCATCGCCTGGAATGACGTCGAGATCGCGATCCCGGCGTTCCTGACCATCGTGCTGATGCCCTACACGTACTCGATCTCGGTGGGCATCGGCGCCGGCTTCGTGGCCTACGTCTTCCTCAAGATCGTGCGCGGCAAGGCCCGCGAGCTGCACCCGCTGCTGTGGGTCGTGGCGGGGCTGTTCGTCGTCTACTTCGCGATCGAGCCGATCACCCGGCTGCTGACCTGAGCACCCGGCGGCCAGGAGCGTGCCGTCGGCATTTTGACCCGCCTTTGACCGGCCGGTAATCTCGAATCCCGTGTCTGGGGTGACCCGGCACGTCGAGCATGCCCTGCGAGGCGCACCGGTTCCCGGCCGCCCCTCCAGGGATCGCACCGGCACTATCGCAGCAAGCAGGATCCCGAGCCCGGCAAGTCGCCGAGCCGTGAGAAAAAACCGAAAGGGAACCACCAGGTGCCCACCATCAATCAGTTGGTCCGCAAGGGCCGCCAGGACAAGGTGTCGAAGACCAAGACGCCTGCCCTGAAGGGTTCGCCCCAGCGTCGCGGTGTGTGCACCCGCGTCTACACCACCACCCCGAAGAAGCCGAACTCCGCCCTGCGCAAGGTCGCCCGTGTGCGCCTGTCCAGCGGCGTCGAGGTCACCGCCTACATCCCGGGTGAGGGTCACAACCTCCAGGAGCACTCGATCGTGCTCGTCCGCGGCGGTCGTGTGAAGGACCTCCCCGGTGTTCGCTACAAGGTCATCCGCGGCGCTCTGGACACCCAGGCCGTGAAGAACCGTAAGCAGGCTCGCAGCCGCTACGGCGCCAAGAAGGAGAAGAGCTGACATGCCGCGCAAGGGCCCCGCGCCGAAGCGGCCGATCGACGTCGACCCGGTCTACGGGTCGCAGCTGGTGAGCCAGCTCGTGTCGAAGGTGCTGCAGGACGGCAAGAAGCAGGTCGCGCAGCGCATCGTCTACGGCGCGCTCGAAGGCACCCGCGAGAAGACCGGCACCGACCCGGTCATCACCCTCAAGCGCGCGCTGGACAACGTCCGTCCCGCGATCGAGGTCAAGTCCCGCCGCGTCGGTGGCGCGACCTACCAGGTCCCGATCGAGGTCAAGGGCACGCGTGGCACCACGCTCGCGCTGCGCTGGCTCGTGGGCTACGCCTCCGACCGTCGTGAGAAGACGATGGCCGAGCGCCTGCAGAACGAGATCCTCGACGCCGCCAACGGCCTTGGTGCCGCGGTGAAGAAGCGCGAGGACACGCACAAGATGGCCGAGTCCAACAAGGCCTTCGCTCACTACCGCTGGTGACTTCGTCGGAGCGGGCCCGCACACGCGGCGCTCGCTCCGGCACACCGGTTCCAACCCGAACCTAAGGAACGCTGACTCACGTGGCAGTCGACATCACGACGGACCTGAACGTCGTCCGCAACATCGGCATCATGGCGCACATCGACGCCGGCAAGACCACCACCACCGAGCGCATCCTGTTCTACACCGGCATCACCTACAAGATCGGTGAGGTCCACGACGGCGGCGCCACGATGGACTGGATGGAGCAGGAGCAGGAGCGCGGCATCACCATCACGTCGGCCGCGACGACCTGTTGGTGGAAGAAGCACCAGATCAACATCATCGACACCCCCGGCCACGTGGACTTCACGGCCGAGGTCGAGCGCTCGCTGCGCGTCCTCGACGGCGCCGTCGCGGTGTTCGACGGTGTCGCGGGCGTCGAGCCCCAGACGATGACGGTGTGGCGCCAGGCCAACAAGTACTCCGTGCCCCGGATGTGCTTCGTCAACAAGCTGGACCGCACCGGTGCCGACTTCTTCCGCTGCGTCGACATGATCGTCGAGCGCCTCAACTCCACCCCGCTGGTCATGCAGCTCCCGATCGGTGCCGAGTCCGACTTCATCGGCGTCGTCGACCTGGTCGAGATGAACGCCAAGGTGTGGCGCGGCGAGACCACCATGGGTGAGGACTACGTCGTCGAGGAGATCCCCGCGGACCTGGCCGACAAGGCCGCCGAGTACCGCGAGAAGCTCGTCGAGACCCTCGCCGAGGCCGACGACGACATCATGGAGGTCTACCTCGAGGACGGCGACACGTTCGACGTGCCGACCCTCAAGGCCGCCATCCGTCGCGCGACCCTCGCCGACAAGCTCAACCCGGTCCTGTGCGGCACCGCGTTCAAGAACAAGGGCGTCCAGCCCCTGCTCGACGCGGTCATCGACTACCTCCCCTCGCCGCTCGACATCGACGCCATCGTCGGTCACGACCCGCGCGACGAGGAGAAGGCGATCAGCCGCAAGCCCTCCGACGACGAGCCGTTCTCGGGCCTGGCCTACAAGATCGCCTCCGACCCGCACCTGGGCAAGCTGATCTACGTCCGGGTCTACTCGGGCAAGCTCGAGGCCGGCTCGACCGTGGTCAACTCGGTCAACGGCCGCAAGGAGCGGATCGGCAAGGTCTACCAGATGCACGCCAACAAGCGCGAGGAGATCGCGTCGGTCGGTGCTGGTCAGATCGTCGCCGTCATGGGTCTCAAGGACACCAAGACCGGCCACACGCTGAGCGACCCGAGCAACCAGGTCGTCCTCGAGTCGATGACGTTCCCGGCCCCGGTGATCGAGGTCGCCATCGAGCCGAAGACCAAGAGCGACCAGGAGAAGCTCGGTACCGCCATCCAGCGGCTCTCCGAGGAGGACCCGACCTTCGTCGTCAAGACCGACGAGGAGACCGGCCAGACCATCATCGCCGGCATGGGCGAGCTCCACCTGGAGATCCTCGTCGACCGGATGAAGCGCGAGTTCAAGGTCGAGGCCACCGTCGGCAAGCCGCAGGTCGCCTACCGCGAGACCATCCGCGGCACCGTCGAGAACCACAGCTACACCCACAAGAAGCAGACCGGTGGCTCGGGTCAGTTCGCGAAGGTCGTCATCTCGATCGCGCCGAACATCGACCCCGAGACCGGTCTGGGTGCGGGCTACGAGTTCGTCAACAACGTGTCCGGTGGTCGCGTGCCGAAGGAGTACATCCCCTCGGTCGACCAGGGTGGTCAGGAGGCCATGGAGTTCGGTGTCCTGGCGGGCTACCCGATGGTGGACGTGAAGTTCACCCTCGAGGACGGCGCCTACCACGACGTCGACTCGTCCGAGCTCGCGTTCAAGATCGCCGGCATCCAGTCGTTCAAGGAGGCTGCCCGCAAGGCGCGGCCGTGCCTCCTCGAGCCGATGTTCGCCGTCGAGGTCACGACCCCCGAGAGCTTCCTCGGTACGGTCATCGGTGACATCAACAGCCGTCGCGGCCAGATCCGCGCGCAGGAGGAGCGTCACGGCGACATCGTCGTGTCGTCCCTCGTGCCGCTGTCCGAGATGTTCGGGTACGTTGGCGACCTGAGGTCTAAGACCTCCGGCCAGGCGTCGTACTCGATGGAGTTCGACTCGTACGCCGAGGTTCCCACGAACATCGCCGACGAGATCATCAAGAAGGCGCGCGGCGAGTAATCGTCGCAGACCCTCGGCGCACCACCCCTTTGTACGAGTCAAGTAACAACACATCCAGGAGGAGCCCCAGTGGCTAAGGCGAAGTTCGAGCGGACCAAGCCGCACGTCAACATCGGCACGATCGGTCACATCGACCACGGCAAGACCACGCTGACCGCGGCGATCTCGAAGGTCCTGCACGACGCGTACCCCGAGCTCAACGAGGCCTCGCCGTTCGACCAGATCGACAAGGCTCCCGAGGAGCGCCAGCGCGGCATCACGATCTCGATCGCGCACATCGAGTACCAGACCGAGGCGCGCCACTACGCGCACGTCGACTGCCCCGGTCACGCGGACTACATCAAGAACATGATCACCGGTGCCGCGCAGATGGACGGCGCGATCCTCGTGGTCGCCGCGACCGACGGTCCGATGCCGCAGACCCGTGAGCACGTGCTGCTCGCCCGCCAGGTCGGCGTCCCCGCCCTGGTCGTCGCGCTCAACAAGTGCGACATGGTCGACGACGACGAGCTCATCGAGCTCGTCGAGATGGAGGTGCGCGAGCTCCTCTCCGAGTACGAGTACCCGGGCGACGACGTTCCGGTCGTGC encodes the following:
- a CDS encoding DUF3027 domain-containing protein, with amino-acid sequence MSTLERKLTDAVIADAIDTARTALLDEVDASDVGEHLGHQTDGLRVVTHLFDCSRKGYLGWQWAVTLTRASRQKKVTVVEVVLLPGPEAIVAPAWVPYRDRLQPGDMSPGDLLPVADDDPRLVPTYSFGDDPLDTDDKAQIRTVAKDLGLGRVRVLSPEGRDAAAERWYDGEPGPDAPIAKAAPHHCHSCGFLVRLSGPLSELFGVCANGDANDDGRVVAHQHGCGGHSEVRLTKRQQPQPPAPPVIDTVSLDDLETF
- a CDS encoding class I SAM-dependent methyltransferase, translated to MPDPLPPTRWALGGARNTGYGERFADLIAQGEDVVGEGRLADALVGRGARILDAGSGMGRIGGYLHACGHRVTAAEPDPTLVAQSRRTYPGLTVVPLEILALTPEALTGAGVPTEYDLVVCVGNVLAFLAEGTEVAVLERLGSLLAPGGRILAGFHLRGGPATARSYPPDEFAADVTAAGLRVDHRFGGYDLRPVDDQYAVWVLARG
- a CDS encoding DUF2530 domain-containing protein, whose protein sequence is MELRDDQPTQHEFGKRTYLIAPVEPLDVDGVRTVQVGTALFLLAFVGLLPFYGRLQDDGHTWLLWMCLTGVGLGVLGIEYCKRRRQVRAERATDDA
- a CDS encoding MarR family winged helix-turn-helix transcriptional regulator, whose product is MPTLEKHVRSNAGLATELRFAVMRLRRRLFRERHPDNDLSVSSMAVLYALNRHGDLTVGALAGREQVQPPSMTRTVTTLADAELVERHAHPSDGRQVVVRITDEGRAVVAADVTRRDRWLSKRLADLTPEERDVLRRAAPILQRLAEAD
- a CDS encoding MFS transporter; the protein is MSNVGTWMQRVAQDWLVLTIPGNGGAALGITTGLQFLPVLLLSPYAGVVADRFSKRRLLQVTQAVMALSALLLGVIAATGSAQTWHVYVIAFVFGIGAAFDAPARQAFVSEMVGTDDVANAVSLNSAAFNSARLIGPGLAGLLIGVGGGGMRATGWVILANAVSYLAVIYQLRRMDPAELHSPKAAARTPGMLREGVAYLRGQPKMLMILVLVFFVGTFGMNFQITSALMATEEFGKGAEEYGILGSFLAIGSLTGALVAAGRSQVRLRLLVGAAVVFGVLEVVAGLVPSYLTFVLVCPLLGFSVITVLNSCNALLQIESAPALRGRVMAIYMTIVMGGTPLGAPFIGWVGEQYGARWTLILGGLLVLVGVGLAVLVLRSRSATTLRTTEPRAAMLPS
- a CDS encoding NCS2 family permease, which translates into the protein MSSAEFNSVSTHPISRYFKINERGSTIGREVRGGVVTFFTMAYIVVLNPLILGYATDIDGKYLGGGSAPNLPAIAAGTALVAGVVTILMGVVANYPLALATGLGLNAFLALAVAGQMTWSDAMGLVVIEGVLILVLVLTGFRTAVFRAVPAQLKVAISVGIGLFIALIGFVDAGVVGRMPDAAKTTVPVQLGADGHLDGWPVLVFIVGLLLMLALWVRQVRGAILISIIVMTVGSVILESFADLGSRAEQAGGWSLTVPAWPDDLFQAPDFGTLGQFNLLGSWDKVGVVTVLLLVFSLMLADFFDTMGTMTAIGSEAGLLQEDGTPPHTERILVIDSVAAIAGGAGGVSSNTSYIESASGVGEGARTGLASVVTGLLFLVTIFLSPFVAMIPSEAAVPALVLVGFLMMQQITGIAWNDVEIAIPAFLTIVLMPYTYSISVGIGAGFVAYVFLKIVRGKARELHPLLWVVAGLFVVYFAIEPITRLLT
- the rpsL gene encoding 30S ribosomal protein S12, yielding MPTINQLVRKGRQDKVSKTKTPALKGSPQRRGVCTRVYTTTPKKPNSALRKVARVRLSSGVEVTAYIPGEGHNLQEHSIVLVRGGRVKDLPGVRYKVIRGALDTQAVKNRKQARSRYGAKKEKS
- the rpsG gene encoding 30S ribosomal protein S7, translated to MPRKGPAPKRPIDVDPVYGSQLVSQLVSKVLQDGKKQVAQRIVYGALEGTREKTGTDPVITLKRALDNVRPAIEVKSRRVGGATYQVPIEVKGTRGTTLALRWLVGYASDRREKTMAERLQNEILDAANGLGAAVKKREDTHKMAESNKAFAHYRW
- the fusA gene encoding elongation factor G, with translation MAVDITTDLNVVRNIGIMAHIDAGKTTTTERILFYTGITYKIGEVHDGGATMDWMEQEQERGITITSAATTCWWKKHQINIIDTPGHVDFTAEVERSLRVLDGAVAVFDGVAGVEPQTMTVWRQANKYSVPRMCFVNKLDRTGADFFRCVDMIVERLNSTPLVMQLPIGAESDFIGVVDLVEMNAKVWRGETTMGEDYVVEEIPADLADKAAEYREKLVETLAEADDDIMEVYLEDGDTFDVPTLKAAIRRATLADKLNPVLCGTAFKNKGVQPLLDAVIDYLPSPLDIDAIVGHDPRDEEKAISRKPSDDEPFSGLAYKIASDPHLGKLIYVRVYSGKLEAGSTVVNSVNGRKERIGKVYQMHANKREEIASVGAGQIVAVMGLKDTKTGHTLSDPSNQVVLESMTFPAPVIEVAIEPKTKSDQEKLGTAIQRLSEEDPTFVVKTDEETGQTIIAGMGELHLEILVDRMKREFKVEATVGKPQVAYRETIRGTVENHSYTHKKQTGGSGQFAKVVISIAPNIDPETGLGAGYEFVNNVSGGRVPKEYIPSVDQGGQEAMEFGVLAGYPMVDVKFTLEDGAYHDVDSSELAFKIAGIQSFKEAARKARPCLLEPMFAVEVTTPESFLGTVIGDINSRRGQIRAQEERHGDIVVSSLVPLSEMFGYVGDLRSKTSGQASYSMEFDSYAEVPTNIADEIIKKARGE